One stretch of Sulfuricystis multivorans DNA includes these proteins:
- a CDS encoding flagellar brake protein yields the protein MAMTTITASELLTDRPVEWDVFDPDGTLLLAKGSILDAEAKKTLLKRGAVRAVDAEIGKLLETIEKPSPASSAAPQKSVRMLLSETAIQPGDTIYLDRNLDGSRITASLIGYLKGRSVIITVPADERGAIFLKEGESVFAKVFSGKHVVAFPSSVLAVVLKPFPHLHLNYPAEVTGIVVRRSERVGVRLIAAIETANEKAAGIVMDLSTGGLSFASRFASLKPGIGVLCNFKLTLSDSVYLMSLRAVVRTVYPGQPDVLDGAPRYGAQFMEMSAEDTLIIGLFVRQQLVAARAAAA from the coding sequence ATGGCGATGACCACGATCACGGCCAGCGAGCTATTGACCGATCGACCGGTCGAATGGGACGTCTTCGACCCGGATGGCACGTTATTGCTGGCCAAGGGATCGATTCTCGATGCCGAGGCCAAGAAAACCCTGCTCAAGCGCGGTGCGGTACGGGCAGTGGATGCCGAAATCGGCAAGTTATTGGAGACGATCGAAAAACCATCGCCGGCAAGCTCGGCAGCGCCGCAGAAGAGTGTGCGCATGTTGCTCAGCGAAACGGCGATCCAGCCAGGGGATACGATCTACCTCGACCGCAATCTCGACGGCTCACGCATCACGGCCAGCCTGATCGGCTATCTCAAAGGCCGGTCGGTCATCATCACCGTGCCTGCCGACGAGCGCGGTGCCATTTTTCTGAAGGAAGGTGAATCGGTCTTTGCCAAGGTGTTTTCCGGCAAGCATGTGGTAGCTTTTCCCTCCTCGGTTCTCGCCGTCGTCCTCAAACCTTTTCCGCATCTGCATCTCAACTACCCCGCCGAGGTGACCGGTATCGTGGTGCGGCGTTCGGAGCGGGTCGGCGTGCGCCTGATCGCCGCGATCGAAACCGCGAATGAAAAGGCAGCAGGCATCGTCATGGATCTGAGTACCGGCGGTCTTTCGTTCGCATCGCGCTTTGCGAGCCTCAAGCCTGGTATCGGAGTCCTGTGCAACTTCAAGCTGACGTTGTCGGACAGCGTTTATTTGATGAGCCTCAGGGCAGTGGTGCGCACGGTCTATCCCGGACAGCCGGATGTGCTGGATGGCGCGCCGCGCTATGGAGCCCAGTTCATGGAAATGTCGGCCGAGGATACATTGATCATCGGCTTGTTCGTCCGACAGCAGTTGGTGGCGGCCAGAGCCGCCGCGGCATGA
- the hslU gene encoding ATP-dependent protease ATPase subunit HslU has product MTQMTPAEIVSELDKHIVGQDRAKRAVAIALRNRWRRSQVAEPLRSEITPKNILMIGPTGVGKTEIARRLARLANAPFIKVEATKFTEVGYVGRDVDTIIRDLAETAVKDERERAMKAVRERALDAAEDRILDVLLPAARVGAEMTAPVEASSTRQKFRKKLREGELDEKEIEIEVAMPIASMEILAPPGMEDLTQQLQGMFQSLSGGKRRTRKMKIRDALKALADEEAARLINDEEVKSRAIRNVEHNGIVFLDEMDKIASRSETHGADVSRQGVQRDLLPLVEGTTVSTKYGMIKTDHILFIASGAFHFAKPSDLIPELQGRFPIRVELDSLSVEDFERILTQTDACLTRQYEALLATEGVALEFTADGIRRLAEIAFEVNERTENIGARRLYTVMEKLLEEVSFAATTGTVTIDGGYVEQRLAELARREDLSRYVL; this is encoded by the coding sequence ATGACCCAGATGACCCCCGCCGAGATCGTCTCCGAACTCGACAAGCACATCGTCGGCCAGGATCGCGCCAAACGCGCGGTGGCGATCGCGCTCCGAAACCGCTGGCGTCGTTCCCAGGTGGCGGAACCCTTGCGCTCCGAGATCACGCCGAAGAACATCCTGATGATTGGGCCCACCGGCGTGGGCAAGACCGAGATCGCCCGGCGGCTGGCGCGGCTTGCCAATGCGCCGTTCATCAAGGTCGAGGCGACCAAGTTCACCGAAGTCGGCTATGTCGGCCGCGACGTCGATACCATCATCCGCGATCTTGCCGAAACGGCGGTCAAGGATGAGCGCGAACGGGCGATGAAGGCAGTGCGCGAGCGGGCGCTGGATGCCGCCGAAGACCGCATCCTCGACGTTTTGCTGCCTGCTGCGAGAGTCGGCGCTGAAATGACGGCACCGGTCGAGGCAAGCAGCACCCGCCAAAAGTTTCGCAAGAAACTGCGCGAGGGCGAGCTCGACGAGAAAGAAATCGAGATCGAGGTGGCCATGCCGATCGCCAGCATGGAAATCCTCGCCCCGCCTGGCATGGAGGACTTGACCCAGCAGCTGCAAGGGATGTTTCAAAGTCTTTCCGGTGGCAAGCGACGCACGCGCAAGATGAAGATCCGTGACGCGTTGAAGGCGCTGGCCGACGAGGAGGCCGCGCGGCTCATCAACGACGAGGAGGTGAAGTCGCGCGCGATCCGCAATGTCGAGCACAACGGCATCGTCTTTCTCGACGAGATGGACAAGATCGCCTCGCGTAGCGAAACCCACGGCGCGGATGTCTCGCGCCAGGGCGTGCAGCGGGATCTGCTGCCGCTCGTCGAAGGCACGACGGTGTCGACCAAGTACGGGATGATCAAGACCGACCACATCCTGTTCATCGCCAGCGGCGCCTTCCATTTCGCGAAGCCCTCCGACCTGATCCCCGAACTGCAGGGGCGCTTTCCGATCCGCGTCGAGCTGGATTCCCTTTCGGTGGAAGATTTCGAGCGGATTCTCACCCAGACCGATGCCTGTCTGACGCGCCAGTACGAGGCGCTCCTCGCCACCGAAGGTGTTGCGCTCGAATTCACCGCGGATGGCATCCGGCGCCTTGCCGAAATCGCCTTCGAAGTCAATGAACGCACCGAGAACATCGGCGCGCGCCGGCTCTACACGGTGATGGAAAAACTGCTCGAAGAAGTCTCGTTTGCCGCCACGACCGGCACGGTGACCATCGATGGCGGCTATGTCGAACAACGTCTTGCCGAGCTGGCCCGCCGCGAGGATTTGTCGCGATACGTGCTTTGA
- the hslV gene encoding ATP-dependent protease subunit HslV: MEQYHGTTILSVRRGPVVALGGDGQVTLGNVVVKASAKKVRRLYNERILAGFAGGTADAFTLFERFEAKLEKHQGNLLRSAVELAKDWRTDRMLRRLEAMLAVADRDNSLIITGNGDVLEPELGIVAIGSGGPYAQAAARALFENTDLAPAEIVKKALTIAADLCIYTNQNHLIETLE, translated from the coding sequence GCAGTATCACGGCACCACCATCCTCTCGGTGCGGCGCGGGCCGGTCGTCGCCTTGGGCGGCGACGGCCAGGTAACCCTTGGCAACGTCGTCGTCAAGGCTAGCGCCAAGAAAGTGCGCCGGCTTTACAACGAGCGCATCCTCGCCGGTTTCGCCGGCGGCACGGCGGATGCTTTCACGCTGTTCGAGCGCTTCGAAGCGAAGCTCGAAAAGCATCAGGGCAATCTGCTGCGCTCTGCGGTGGAGCTGGCGAAGGACTGGCGCACCGACCGGATGCTCAGGCGCCTCGAAGCGATGCTGGCGGTCGCCGACCGCGACAATTCCTTGATCATCACCGGCAACGGCGATGTGCTGGAGCCGGAGCTGGGCATCGTCGCGATCGGCAGCGGCGGGCCTTACGCGCAGGCCGCCGCGCGGGCGCTCTTCGAAAACACCGATCTCGCGCCGGCCGAGATCGTCAAGAAGGCGCTGACGATCGCCGCCGATTTGTGCATCTATACCAACCAGAATCATCTGATCGAAACCTTGGAGTGA